One Stigmatopora argus isolate UIUO_Sarg chromosome 19, RoL_Sarg_1.0, whole genome shotgun sequence genomic window, ATATTGAGAGATTAAGCATTTTTAGTCATGTTTTAGCCGTAAATTGCAAAAATATCTGGCAAGAGACTGAGTTGGGTAGATGTAGttgaaaatatagtaatgcCTCGTTTATTGTGGGTAATTAGTGAATTACCGTGATATAGGGACAACGTTTTTATGTTCAATGTTATTCTatttaatattgtattttattttaaaataatctatatagaaacatatatatatatatacatgtatgtgtatatatatacgtatgtgtatatatatatatatatatatatatatatatatatatatatagttatacatataatatatatatatatatttttttaatttatttatttattttttaatcaatatttatcTGGCAAAAGACTGAGTTGAGTAGATGTagttgaaaatacagtaatgcctcGTTTATTGCGGGTAATAAGTGAATTACCGTGATATAGGGACAGCGTTTTTATGTTCAGTATTATTCTATTTaatattgtatttgttttttttaatcctatatatatatatatactcagaAAATGTTCATAAGcaattacatttatattttttgtgcttttatgTAAACTTGATTGTACATGAGCACATGTTAATATTTTTCCTAAAGTATGTAAAACCCTTTTCTCCCTTTACATTAGCAGCACCACCGACCGATTCACCACTTGCTCCACAGCACTCCCAAATTCATATTGTGGTACATACAGAGACATGCACCACATTAATATTTCAGCGAGGTCTTCACTGCTGAAAGAGAGCAGTAATGAGATGTTTTCATCATCAGCttccacacacacaagcacgcaGACGCACCATGGAAGccggaagaaggaaaaaagcaaaacagGAAGCGGTCAATATAAAAGAATGTACATATTGTATTGAGTTGAGGACCAGTGGGGCGAAAGGGTGTATTTTATTGTTGGCTAAACTTCACATAAGTGGAGCCTCAAAAATGATCTTTGCTGGTTAACAATTCTGCTCCTCATAATTTAAAGTGCAGTAATTAGGAGACGGTAAATGACTGACTTTACAAGAAATAGCTATTTCCTTCATTTGTACACAATTTTAATCACAGTGGAGCCGCTACTGtatacagcacatgtgtcaaagtggcggcccgggggccaaatctggcccgtcgcatcattttgtgtggcccgggaaagtaaatcatgagtgccgactttctgttttagaatcaaattaaaatgaagaggatagatgtatattaaatttcctgattttcccccttttaaatcaataattgtaattttctaatcttttttttctgtgtttttagttcaaaaataattttgtaaaatctaaaaatatataaaaaaaaactaaaataaaaatagttttagatctattaaaaaactgaatattctgggcttttaatccagttcttttaatccatttattaaaagaaaaatctaaatattatatctaaaatggtccggcccacgtgaaatcaagttgacgttaaagcggcccgccaaccaacccgagtctgacacccttggtatacaGGGATTGGATTTTTATTCCATGTTTAAGATAAGGCAACTCTTCATAGCAACTGTAGGGCTGAGGATGTCAACAAATGGAATGGATCTTGCTAAAAATCCTGAAGCCATCATGACAAAGGAATAAGAAATGTTAGAATGAGTATAGGACAAAGGATGATCTCACTGTTTCGACCTGGAAAAGTGACTCTAAGAATAGTCCTCAGGCAATTCCAGGGGAGGCTTAATGCCCTCACACCTGATAGATTCCTTCCATCCAGATCCATTTTCTATCTAACGTATCATGTTCACTGAAATACGAGGACGGAATATTTCCCAGTGAAAGAAATGGGCACTGAGCAGAAGGCAAACGGGTCAAACATTAATACTGTACGTATGTTGTTTTAGAAATGTGGGAAAAAATCCTTATTTTACTATTTGACAGTTTGTCTGTCAATTTTGAGCAACAGTGTGCTTGTATTCTTGTGTTATCACTATTAAGAAGGTAAAAACAATATATGTAATCTTTTTGTGAGTAACTGATCAACAGTACTTTTACCAACTTGCCTTATTTCTCTACATCTTTCAGAAgagacttaccgtattttcacgactataaggcgcactgcattataaggcgcacccccaATGAATGAcgcattttaagtttttttccatatataaggcgcttGCATTCTAAGGCGCcctgtccattttggagaaaatttaagacttttaagtgcgccctatagtagtgaaaatatggtactttggTCACTTGACCTAAAAAATTGTTAATGATTTAGTTCATATTGATACAGGAAAATATGTTCTAGATAATTCATTGGGTCAACAAGAGCTAAAATAAATACTTGATCAAACATCCATGTGTAAAGATGATTTAATAAGCGTGTTTTAAATGAGAGCCATCAGCtgaaaatttaattaaataataataaaaaattctgttttggAGTGCTTTCAACAAAGAAGAAATATTACTGGGTATcgcagggccacacaaaatgaacaGTGGTTTGGAGCTTTTTGAATTTCTAATTATGTAGTTGATGtgcaaatgtggaaaaaaaacaggcacatATTGATGGAACTAATTCCCATTATTGGCAGAAGTGTTGGTACTTCTACATTAGGCAATGTTCCTCACTTTTGCCTAAcatgtcaaataaaaataaactaccatacataaatacataaaactgcatattatattaaatattgTCTCCAATGTATGTTAAAGTGATAAGTGCACCTCTGTTGGCCTGCAACAATACAGAGTTCTGTTCGGGCAgctttgacacaaaatggcgcAAACAGGAAACATGAGGTTGTAAACCAGATCTCAACCTGAGAGGTTGTGAATGCGTTAGCCGGTCGGCTGTCAATGTCAACCTGCAGAACCAACACTGCCATCCGtagatacacaaacacacacacacagaaacacacacagaaacagacATTGCACTGCATGTTGCAGCTCAGCCATCTGACAGCACCCTGCAGAAACACCAAATGTGACACAACCACAGCATGTTTCTGACCTACTTTACTCTAATATTTGTTATGTTCAATTCAAAGAAGCacttaattgcatttttaatttgacCTTAAATTTAAAAGGTTATTTATAGACTCATCTGCTTCCTGGCCAGCTTCTTAAAACAACAGTCCCGCTAAACCTATTGATAATTTGCGAGCATATGCCTTAAAACGAGTGTTCTTAACATAATTTTTCATAACCTTGGATGCCATTTTACTGGGGTTGCAAAAAGTGCATTGAAAGTACccagaatgtcatttttttagtcatttttgttGCTCCTTTTCTTTGCCTTTCTGCAATGTCCTAAAACAATATGTACATAAAGTCCAATACTGTTTCTTTaaagtatatatatgtggatgcttgttttttttatttaggacGTAAATTCACTCTACAATACAATATCATATTGGAGTGTGCGGCTATATgtgataaaaacattttaattttttttttttattattattatttttacaactaCGTATAAGGattaaaactactactactagagtGCACTTTTGGCTGATCCCGTGAGGGGTCGAAATAACAAATCAATCATTAAGCATTAACACGTTTTCAAAACgctaataataaaatggaaaatgtacAGTACTTAATTTGTTCCGAAATATTTGAAAAGTACTAACAGTTGTAATGCATTAAACATGAATCTTTTGAATCTTAAGacaaatacaactgaactgtatTGAATTAACGCACTgtagatgattaaaaaaaacctcatcgtATTGGTTTGCCAAAATACAGAATTACGACAAACAGAAGACGTGAAATAGCAAcaataaatcaaaatgttcTCCTCAATGGTGGCTATTTTGTGGATAGATGACACAATGGTCAACTGTGCTTTATGTAGGTGTGGCCTGCAACATATTTATTGTAGCGTTACACTGACTTACAGGAAATGAGTCATAAAGGGCTGAGCTACTGGACTCCAACCAGCTGGGATGAtgttaaaaaaagtctaaatcaatttgcagtccaaataagaaaaacatgatGTCACTGATGGAAAGCTGAGCTACATTCACCCAGCCCTTGCAATTTAACTCCATACTCAAAGAAGTAAATAACTAAAATCGCCATCCCGAAACGTAATCACAGAAATGTTGCCTTTTCCCCCCTAATAAAGTGTATAAAGAACATGTTAATGAGCATAACACCACAGATTTTAGTTCTTTTAAACAGTGACAGCGTCATGAGAAGTATTTTTAGTCATTGATTTGGTATAGTGATTACTACGCATATATACAGAATATGACATTGCCTTCAAAAGCAATTATCGCCATttaagaaatgtgtttttttttatggatgaGAATAGAGGTGAAATTCCGAACtacgaaaacaaaaaaatagaatattgcCTGAAGTTTCGGTTTTAGTGTCCTGGGATAAACAAGTAAATCTTTATCTGCATCCTTTGATGGACAGTGATGCAACGACAGGAAATAGTTGACCCCAATCATCTTCTCCCCCAAGGCAAGGCAATGGAGAATTTCGCTGTTTCCTGTAGCTGACACCAATCAGCAGCCGCCCAGTCAGCATCAAACATGAGACCTTGCACTGGGCAGCGAGATCACACAAGATTTGATACGGTTCAGCAGTATCAAGGCTCACAGTGCTTTGAAGGACAACATGGTGGGAAGAAATATGAGAGTTCTGATGTAGAAATTGGACACGAAAATAGTGAGAGTTATGGAGAAGAAATCGAATTTTTGCTCCATCCCGTTCCCACATTTCTACCATCTACCAACGAAGagtatcgatttttttttctatgaaatgttacataaattcattcatttatttattcgtcTCAAATGTTAAAGTTTGGCTTAAATTATATGAAGAAAGACTGAAAGCGTTGTTGTATTTACTGTTTGTGTCTCACTGTGAAAAATGATTGTTGGTCTAAAACTTTACATAGATAGTATAGCGATAGTATGTTGTGATGATATTTAAGTACTGCAGCATTATGTATAACcattttacagattttttttactgcgcatTAGGAAATAACTTCAAAATATAACTAATGAACAAATGAACAAGAGCATATAAATCCcagcctgggatcgaacctttgaccccagaactgtgaggataacgcactaaccacttttcAATGGGCggctaaatttaaaaatataaaatacaaattatacTGAATACATGACtgtattcaatcattttatGAAGAAATTCTAAGAAAGTAAGAAGTTCTAAGAAGATTACACATTAGATTAGGGGTGTAAAATTTGGAGGCCCAAGAGTTGATCTGGTGGTGAGTCATGTATTGGTTATTTGTTAGATATAGAAATATATCTATAAACTGATGTATTTAATTTGCACATGTgtgtaacatatttttttgtttcatgattTAAATGTGCAGATCAAAGTGAGCTAGATGCAATTAATGGGATTTTAGTGGTTCATGTTGAAAACAATAATCCAGATGATTGTGTTGAAAATGgtagctagccaatcacaggacacaaggaggtTTAGTAAAATGGGTTAAGGAAATTTCCAAAAGGGTGCTGTTTGTTCACAGGTTATtaagaggcattttttttttaaaggaaaccaCTGGGggacttcacttggatcttttagtgggttggctcggtgttgtcctgcatttcATAATCCCTCATATTGGCTTTGTTATAGTATTTTAGTGGTTTATGTCGAAAACAATAATCCAGATGATTGTGTTGTATTGTGTGATGAGTTAGTTGAAGGTTTTTCTGGGGGATGTCAACATTtatgtgaatttaaaaatatttctattatCTGTTGAACCTACTCAACATCAATTGTAATAATTTGAGATGCCCCATGTTTGCTATTATATAGACATTTTACTATAATGGATGACAATACACCCAATGCTGGAGATTCAGTTGCTCACCTTGTACTTGGCCGTCAGTTCCTCCGTGGCTTCCTGTTCCTTCCGAAGATCCCCCATCatcctctctttctccccaagAAGTCTCTGCTTCTCATCAGCCAAGAGTGATCGATCCCCTCTGATGGCTTCCTTCTCCCTCTCAAGACGCTGCTCCTCTCGCTTCATGTATTCCTCAGCCTCCTTTTCCACTTCTTCCTCCCCATCCTCACATTCAGTATCTTCACCCCCATCTTGATCCGACCCATCGCCTTCCTGGCGCTCCTTCTTCTGCTTGCTCCTCCACTTCCTGTGGTTGAGCTGAGCCCTGAGCCGAGCGATCTCGCTCTGAAACTCTCGGAGGAGAGCGTCTTTGGGGTCCTCGTTGACTCGTGGCCGGTTTTGGATGTTCTTCGCTCGGTTGGCGTAACGGAGGGTGGTGAGGGTTTCGTCGTAATGCTGAGGCGCAGGTCCTAAAGTGGCTACCATGACGGTCTTGGCGTTCCCGCCTAGTGAGTCCTGCAAAAGGCGGGTCAGCTTTGAGTCCCTGTACGGCACATGGGCGCTGCGTCCATCCGCCAGTGAAGATATCACATTGCCTAGCGCGGACAGAGAAAGGTTTATCTTAGCTGCTTCCTTAAGGCGTTCTCCTTGGACGCCCGTCTTGGCCTGCCGCTCGCTGCCGGCTAGATCCACGAGGTTGAGTCGACCGACCCGGATGTGCTTTCTCCCGTCTGGACCGGGTTGGCCACACTCAACGGTGATCAGGAATAAGGCATGGGACCTGGacgaatattcattcatttctgtgCACGCAACCGCCCTCGCCTGGTTGCCGACGTTCATCACCTCCTCGATCTCTTTGATGCTCTTACAGACGCAAGAGGTGAGGTCCGGCACGTAGACTCCGGTCTCTGGACTCTCTCTGAGCTCGAGACCCCGGGCATTGGCGTGGTTGGGATCCAGGAGATCCCGGATCTCCTCACGATAGATCTCCAGATAGGACGCCCTTACCAGGTACTGCTTATCGGACTGCGAGCGGGAGATGTGCATAAAGATGTGGTCAAAGGCGTTGGGTATCACTCCCCGTTTCTCGGGGTCCAACCACATCCCTTGCATGGTGTACGTCTTGCCGGTCCCGGTCTGCCCATAAGCGAAAATTGTACCGTTGAAGCCGGCTAAGACTGAATCTATCAGAGGCCTGACGCTTTCGTCGTACAGATCTCGTTGTTTGGAATTGGCGTCGTAAACAGCGTCGAATGTAAACGTTTTCTGGGGTTCGCAGTGGGAAGCTCGAGGATTCCTGAGGATCACCTGTCCCAATCGGAGGTCCATTTGCACGATTACCCCAGAAGGACCATTGGACTCCTCTTTCCGGTTGGGAGGTCGGCATCGGACAACAACCTTAACTGACTCGCTGTTCTTGTTCTTTGACATCGCGGACTTCTTGTTGCCAGTAACACAATGACAAATTGAAACAGAAAAATACCCCCTTACTGGCACTTGCTTTGTgtcataggtttttttttctttcatcaaTAAATCATTTAGCACGACTTCATGATCATTTCCTCAAGAATATTAGATCATAGTGTTTTTTGGGTGGAAATCATAACATGCCACGCTCATGGCTCAATTGCCCTGGATGTCTGGTAAATTAGCATAAATGGAATCAGCTCTCACGCGCTGCCTCGAGGCTCCAATTCTCCTCCGTCTCCAGATATGAAGCAAAAAAAGGATACCAGGATACCAAAGATAAAAAATCAGGAATGTCGTTCATATCGTCTTCTTACACATTGATTGGATCCACATCCTTCTGTTCTCGATTCAGTGATGCTCGGTCCGGTTCTCGAGTGTAGGTCTCCGAGAGACAGCTCtcgtacacacacgcgcgcacacgcacacagtcATTCGAGCTCCACGCCCCATATCACTGCGGAGTCGGGCAAAGCATGATGGGAAATgtagttttaataaaaaacacgCTATTGGAAGTCCGCTttaagaatttttaaaaaatcatactaAGACATACATTTTTTGACATATTTTGAATAATTGACATAGGTTAAAATAAATGGGAGTAGAAAAGCCGAAGTGTTGAGGTTAtacataataacaaaaaaaattacattaactCAGAATTACGTTTTGACCACACTTTCAGTATTTCTTACACacgtttttttcctaaatgcaTCACGGAATGGGGACATACATGGAATATAAATTATTACTGCGATTACTAAACCAATCTGTATAGTTAAAAATACAGCATAACACTGCCGTCTAGCGAGAAAAAAGCAGAACACATGTTGACATACAATCAGCTAATGTCAAGAAAGAATGTGGTGTGAATATATAGCTTCTTCCTGGTATAAATTACGGGGGTATATTTAAGGGATTTTTAccattggaaaaaataataatgtatttaCACATCTCgacttttattttaaactgaTTCACTACAGAATGAAAGACCCCAAGCCCTTGAGGTATTTCACGTTTGCATTATGCATTATTTGTTAAAGCAAAAATAGTTAATAGTTAATTGCGAATGTTAGAAAATAGCGCTAAGATTtaagtaaaattaattaattaaaataattgactGTTACTATTTTactcttttttattattcatacaAAGAAAGATCAAGGTGTCATTTTGCGTTTTATTGCTTGTGGAATTCAAGCACATTACATTTGTTACTTTTTCTTATATACAAGTCCAACTCTGTGTAAATGTTGGATGacaaataatattattattcatcataagtttataaaaaatatcaaaagcgctgagctcattttaaaaataaaaatatgtagcATTAACTCAAAGgccacttcaacgggctttttttattttattttttatcaccaCAGCAGCATAACATTGACTTTTTTGGATGACTATACTCTTTAGTTGTCAAGTCTGTACTTGGTCTGTAGAACATGCTCCACATTCTTGGAGGAGTGACGTGGAAGAGGGGTAAAGTTAGACACAAAGCCAATTCGTGACGATATATTGGAGTCAAACTAACTGCGCTTGCATTATTAGTCCGTGCAAAGTTAAAACggataaataatatttcaaatccACGGACATAGGATGTGGGAAACGCCCGTAAAGACAGACGTACTTAATTATGACATCACTTCGCCTGACTCACAGCTGGGAGAGTCACCGCATCAGTTTCCAACTTGCCATGGAACGTGAAACACACCCTCTAACGCAACGCGTTGCGGAAACTAGCAGCCATTTTGGATCTACGGACATCGCAATGCCCATTGAAGTTAACGAGGGGCTGAGCCTCAATGTCCAGACCCCTGGCCCAGTGTCGTTTGCCCTTTCTGTCAGTGACAGAAGCTCCCCTTGTAGCTTGTTGGAGATAAGGACCAATAATATTTAAGGTCTTAGTTGAATGACAGCAACGCTATCCAATTGAAAAGCTGAGTTTTGACAGAAATGGGCGGGCTATTTTGCGAGTTTTAGTAGGGTGTCGCCGCGTTGACTCCTATTCCAGAGACGACGGCGGTCGTCTTTAAGTTCCTAATCTCTTCGGAAAAAAAGAAGCTCACGAACTTTGCAGAGTCGGTGAAATCGCTTCAATTTCACCTCCAGTTTCTGGTCGAAGGGTTATCGGTTGAGCTTGTAGTCGGGCACTGGAATGACGGGGTGTGCCGAGAATTTGAATTAGCTCGCCGTTAGTATGAAGAAAGAGTGAGTCGGGGAGACAGGAGCCATTTTGTCCCGACTGTGTAGGAGAAAAGAAAGAGTGGAAAAGAGAGGAATCGATTTTGGAGGACCTCGCGTTGTCACCACTTTTTTTCTCGCGATTTCAAGGGGAGACAGTCGGGCCTTTGGAATATAACTTCACTGGCGTGTTTTATTTGGTGGCGGTATTTAGCCGACTAGCTTGCCGAAGCTAAACAACAAATACCAGGTTGTAAACTGTCAAAATCTGGGCACTTGGTCAGTCAGGTTGGCCGTAGGAACTGGCTTCAGACTTCACATAGGCGTGTTAGGaaataattttgtttatttgtaacCTCGCGAGTGCACACTCACTGTTTCCAATGGCTAAGAAGACGTACGACTTGCTATTCAAACTGCTTCTCATCGGAGATTCGGGCGTGGGGAAGACCTGTGTGCTGTTCCGCTTCTCTGACGATGCCTTCAACACAACCTTCATCTCCACCATAGGTAAGCATAAGCAACACGTGTAGAATTTAGTGTCACATCATTTTGCCTATTTTCACACCGACATCTGGCGTCCTCCATGTAGATTGCGTGTTCGCCAATCGGTTAGCCACCCACCCTAACTTAGCATTCACTTTCAGGCCTGCACGGGTTAGCTGGTCGGCAAGCTGTACAATTGTTGCACTATTAAACTCAAGTAACCGTGACAATTACCACCGATCTAACAGATTTGGATAACATCTGACTGTTGGGCAATGTTTAAACTAGTTAAACCGCTCCttgtttgctgtcatttttgaCATCGGAAGCTAACTATGCTAATGGTGGCAACTTGGCCGTGCCACTTTCTCCCCTTACactgcatttattttattgtttcccGTTAACTACTAAATATTGAAGCTATTAAAACGTCAGATAAAAAGTACTTGTAGCTCCTAATATGACAAAACATTCTTGCTGTATTTCCACAGAGCTGTCATTGTGTTATATAAGCAGCAATGAGATATGGTTTATGCTTTATCTGTACGGTCATAATTGTTTCAGGCAACTGGCATAACAAATCGCCCGCATTGGATTCCATTTATGGGAGACAGCAAATAAACTGAGTATATGATCATCAAGTATCTCGTGATATATTTCTCAATGTATCTGTTTGGATTGATTTTTAACATCTCAGGCCATAAACCTTTTTTTGTCATCAGCAAAGTTATTACATATTGCAAGGTTTTATAAGCAATGTGCAAAGGCACTCCATAAAAATTGGCCATTCTTCCATGGTGAGTACCCCATACACTTGGTGACAAAGCCTCATTAAATGTAGGAAATGATGAACTAACTCGCATACAATGTGTGTAAAGTTAGTTCTCGTTTGTTATAGACATGTTTTTCTCAATACTAAAACAAGCACTGTTTATTCAAGTTAGCGGTGCAAGTAACAAATCATGTGTCATTCTTTACCGCCACATTTTCTTTGTTGCATATTTGCTTTCAAAACATAACGTGTAACCTAACGCGTTCTGGCATGAAAGGCAACATGTGACTTGACATTAGTTATTAAGAGATGAGTAAGAAAATAAATTGGTTTGAGATAAATTCTTAGGTATTTTGTTGCGACATTTTTCACTAACCTTAAAACTATGTATTGCCAATAGACATGACACATCCTGCTCTGGTTGCTAGGCAATAAGAGGGCACAGACAACAAGGTGTAAACATCATTTGTTtcttttacatttcatttttactgGGGATTAAAATGAACATCAATGAAGGTTATTTCCCAAACGACCGTCAATCATATAATTTGTAGACGGTACCTTCCCAAATAGGCTGGTTGTTAGTgctttgttttgaaaatggtagctagccaatcacagggcacaaggagatttgGTAAAATGGGTTAAGGAAATTTCCAAAAGGCTGCTGTTTGTTCACAGGTTATTTAGAGgcattttaaaaactaaaaaaaaggaaaccacTGGGggacttcacttggatcttttagtgggttggctcggtgttgtcctgcatttcATAATCCCTCATACTGGCTGTGTTATAGTCCCTTTGCTTTCATGCTCTGCGTTAGCTGCTCTATTACTAACCATGTTAAAAATAGCCATTTGTTTCTTTCGTCATCTtactgagcgttggtctggaactagtgtTCATGTCGCATCAGCGTCCCCGTTATTCGTGGTGTTGGGGcagtgtaattgcagttttaatttattgaaagtttttattgttgttatttgatgattattatcattatcgttTTATCACACAGATCCAGTTGGAACCCACCGggtattgaaccct contains:
- the kif3ca gene encoding kinesin-like protein KIF3B; translation: MKEKKTYDTKQVPVRGYFSVSICHCVTGNKKSAMSKNKNSESVKVVVRCRPPNRKEESNGPSGVIVQMDLRLGQVILRNPRASHCEPQKTFTFDAVYDANSKQRDLYDESVRPLIDSVLAGFNGTIFAYGQTGTGKTYTMQGMWLDPEKRGVIPNAFDHIFMHISRSQSDKQYLVRASYLEIYREEIRDLLDPNHANARGLELRESPETGVYVPDLTSCVCKSIKEIEEVMNVGNQARAVACTEMNEYSSRSHALFLITVECGQPGPDGRKHIRVGRLNLVDLAGSERQAKTGVQGERLKEAAKINLSLSALGNVISSLADGRSAHVPYRDSKLTRLLQDSLGGNAKTVMVATLGPAPQHYDETLTTLRYANRAKNIQNRPRVNEDPKDALLREFQSEIARLRAQLNHRKWRSKQKKERQEGDGSDQDGGEDTECEDGEEEVEKEAEEYMKREEQRLEREKEAIRGDRSLLADEKQRLLGEKERMMGDLRKEQEATEELTAKYKAMESKLLVGGKNITDHTNEQQKMLELKRQEIAEQTCNEREIQQQMLIQDDETLELRETFTSLQQEVEAKTKKLKKLYAKLQCIKAEIQDVNDEHVRSRQELEQTQNELTRELKFKYLIIENFIPPEEKNKIMSRMTFDPEEDQWKFQPLVPSESKPLQMKKRPLSAVGYKRPISQYARVAITMGANNRFRAENIMFLELDMTPPNTASLGRLRYIELNQSSSVDNSPTTDRGVHKSPSWCQSQKSLSSSSSNVSLSACSPAVPASAQ